A section of the Parasteatoda tepidariorum isolate YZ-2023 chromosome 6, CAS_Ptep_4.0, whole genome shotgun sequence genome encodes:
- the LOC122273240 gene encoding protein FAM200C-like: MNIIKAKGIISSFIAKFDIYKSNIGRKELMQFPALEKCSTADIEILENKILIFTDHLDQLKTDVESRFKDSVKLEIPDWIFDPFSFENVDKLTSSLQTEFLDLKYDCEAKVVFKKYGYKLAWVKLMDTYKLRSSSSRSHQHI; encoded by the coding sequence ATGAACATTATCAAGGCTAAGGGAATCATATCTTCATTCATTGCCAAGTTTGATATATACAAGTCAAACATTGGTCGCAAAGAGCTAATGCAATTCCCAGCTCTTGAAAAGTGTTCAACAGCAGATATCGAGATTCTCGAAAATAAAATCCTGATTTTTACTGATCACCTTGATCAGTTAAAAACTGATGTGGAATCAAGATTTAAAGATTCGGTGAAATTAGAAATTCCGGATTGGATTTTCGAtcctttctcttttgaaaatgtGGATAAGCTCACTTCCTCTTTGCAGACAGAGTTTTTAGATTTGAAGTATGACTGTGAGGCTAAAgtagtctttaaaaaatacggttACAAGTTAGCTTGGGTAAAGCTTATGGACACTTACAAACTGAGAAGCTCCTCATCTCGTTCCCATCAACATATTTAG